The following coding sequences lie in one Anas acuta chromosome 17, bAnaAcu1.1, whole genome shotgun sequence genomic window:
- the PGAM5 gene encoding serine/threonine-protein phosphatase PGAM5, mitochondrial isoform X1, with protein MSFRRALALAACGLAGGSVLFSAVAVGKPPARSGGGDAEPRPGTAAAAVPAAPAAPQGLLLLPPAAAAASCPPAAGWIERAGGTGGYWDSNWDRREPLALINLKKKNEETGEEELASRLDHCKAKATRHIFLIRHSQYNLDGRADKDRTLTPLGREQAELTGRRLASLGLKFDQIIHSSMTRATETTEIISKYLPGVKKISTDLLREGAPIEPDPPVSHWKPEAVQYYEDGARIEAAFRNFIHRADAKQEEDSYEIFVCHANVIRYIVCRALQFPPEGWLRMSLNNGSITHLVIRPNGRVALRTLGDTGFMPPDKITRT; from the exons atgtcGTTCCGCCGCGCCTTGGCGCTGGCCGCCTGCGGGCTGGCCGGGGGCTCCGTCCTCTTCTCCGCCGTGGCCGTGGGCAAGCCGCCTGCTCGGAGCGGGGGAGGCGACGCCGAGCCGCGGCCGGGgaccgccgccgccgccgtgcccGCCGCTCCCGCCGCGCCTcagggcttgctgctgctgccgcccgccgccgccgccgcctcctgcccGCCGGCCGCCGGCTGGATCGAGAGAGCGGGGGGCACCGGCGGCTACTGGGACAGCAACTGGGACAG GCGTGAACCACTGGCTCTGATCaacctcaaaaagaaaaatgaagaaactggGGAAGAAGAGCTTGCCTCCCGCTTAGATCACTGCAAAGCAAAAGCCACCAGGCACATCTTCCTTATCCGTCATTCTCAATACAATTTAGATGGCCGGGCTGATAAAGATAGAACTCTGACCCCACTTG GTCGAGAGCAGGCTGAATTGACTGGACGCAGGCTTGCAAGCTTGGGGTTGAAATTTGATCAGATTATCCACTCCTCCATGACAAGAGCAACTGAAACAACTGAAATTATAAGCAAATACCTTCCAG gAGTCAAAAAAATTAGTACTGATCTGCTGAGAGAGGGAGCACCTATAGAACCAGACCCTCCAGTCTCTCACTGGAAACCAGAAGCTGTG CAGTATTATGAAGATGGAGCTCGAATTGAGGCTGCATTTCGAAACTTCATTCATAGAGCTGATGCAAAGCAGGAAGAAGACAGCTACGAGATCTTTGTCTGTCATGCCAACGTGATCCGCTACATTGTCTGCAG AGCATTGCAGTTCCCCCCAGAAGGCTGGCTGCGAATGTCGCTTAACAATGGCAGTATAACTCACTTGGTGATACGGCCAAATGGAAGAGTGGCACTCCGAACACTGGGTGACACAGGTTTCATGCCTCCAGATAAAATCACGCGCACCTGA
- the PGAM5 gene encoding serine/threonine-protein phosphatase PGAM5, mitochondrial isoform X2: MSFRRALALAACGLAGGSVLFSAVAVGKPPARSGGGDAEPRPGTAAAAVPAAPAAPQGLLLLPPAAAAASCPPAAGWIERAGGTGGYWDSNWDRREPLALINLKKKNEETGEEELASRLDHCKAKATRHIFLIRHSQYNLDGRADKDRTLTPLGREQAELTGRRLASLGLKFDQIIHSSMTRATETTEIISKYLPGVKKISTDLLREGAPIEPDPPVSHWKPEAVYYEDGARIEAAFRNFIHRADAKQEEDSYEIFVCHANVIRYIVCRALQFPPEGWLRMSLNNGSITHLVIRPNGRVALRTLGDTGFMPPDKITRT; encoded by the exons atgtcGTTCCGCCGCGCCTTGGCGCTGGCCGCCTGCGGGCTGGCCGGGGGCTCCGTCCTCTTCTCCGCCGTGGCCGTGGGCAAGCCGCCTGCTCGGAGCGGGGGAGGCGACGCCGAGCCGCGGCCGGGgaccgccgccgccgccgtgcccGCCGCTCCCGCCGCGCCTcagggcttgctgctgctgccgcccgccgccgccgccgcctcctgcccGCCGGCCGCCGGCTGGATCGAGAGAGCGGGGGGCACCGGCGGCTACTGGGACAGCAACTGGGACAG GCGTGAACCACTGGCTCTGATCaacctcaaaaagaaaaatgaagaaactggGGAAGAAGAGCTTGCCTCCCGCTTAGATCACTGCAAAGCAAAAGCCACCAGGCACATCTTCCTTATCCGTCATTCTCAATACAATTTAGATGGCCGGGCTGATAAAGATAGAACTCTGACCCCACTTG GTCGAGAGCAGGCTGAATTGACTGGACGCAGGCTTGCAAGCTTGGGGTTGAAATTTGATCAGATTATCCACTCCTCCATGACAAGAGCAACTGAAACAACTGAAATTATAAGCAAATACCTTCCAG gAGTCAAAAAAATTAGTACTGATCTGCTGAGAGAGGGAGCACCTATAGAACCAGACCCTCCAGTCTCTCACTGGAAACCAGAAGCTGTG TATTATGAAGATGGAGCTCGAATTGAGGCTGCATTTCGAAACTTCATTCATAGAGCTGATGCAAAGCAGGAAGAAGACAGCTACGAGATCTTTGTCTGTCATGCCAACGTGATCCGCTACATTGTCTGCAG AGCATTGCAGTTCCCCCCAGAAGGCTGGCTGCGAATGTCGCTTAACAATGGCAGTATAACTCACTTGGTGATACGGCCAAATGGAAGAGTGGCACTCCGAACACTGGGTGACACAGGTTTCATGCCTCCAGATAAAATCACGCGCACCTGA